In Mycobacterium gallinarum, a single window of DNA contains:
- the pknB gene encoding Stk1 family PASTA domain-containing Ser/Thr kinase has product MTTPQHLSDRYELGDILGFGGMSEVHLARDQRLHRDVAVKVLRADLARDPSFYLRFRREAQNAAALNHPAIVAVYDTGEAETPNGPLPYIVMEYVEGVTLRDIVHTEGPMEPRRAIEVIADACQALNFSHQHGIIHRDVKPANIMISNTGAVKVMDFGIARALADANNVTQTAAVIGTAQYLSPEQARGEKVDARSDVYSLGCVLYEILTGEPPFVGDSPVAVAYQHVREDPIPPSQRHEGISPELDAVVLKALAKNPDNRYQTAAEMRTDLVKVHSGEQPDAPKVFTDAERSSLMSAAPGDHQTEPIDPVGRAQPRYIERERRGSVGRWLIAVAVLAVLTVLVTLAINTFGGSTRAVQVPDVSGKVSADAIAELQNRGFRTRTLQKPDSNVPPDHVIGTDPAANASVDAGDEITINVSTGPEQREIPDVRNLSYDDAVEKLADAGFENFRPSSSPSTPEMKDKVLGTNPPVNQTSAITNEITIVLGAGPETRPVPDVKDQSQDSAVQILTASGFTTTVPVQVDSTLPAGQLIGTNPPAGQTVPVDTVIQLQVSRGNQFIMPDLRGQFWTDAEPRMRALGWTGVLDRGGDVQNSGQRTNAVVTQSPSAGTAVNYDSRITLSFAS; this is encoded by the coding sequence ATGACAACCCCGCAACACCTGTCCGACCGGTACGAACTCGGCGACATCCTGGGCTTCGGCGGCATGTCCGAAGTCCATTTGGCGCGCGATCAGCGGTTGCACCGCGACGTCGCCGTCAAGGTGCTGCGCGCAGACCTCGCCCGCGATCCGAGCTTCTATCTCCGGTTCCGACGGGAGGCGCAGAACGCCGCCGCGCTGAACCACCCCGCCATTGTCGCGGTCTACGACACCGGTGAGGCGGAGACGCCCAACGGCCCGCTCCCCTACATCGTGATGGAGTATGTCGAGGGCGTCACGCTGCGCGACATCGTGCACACCGAGGGGCCGATGGAGCCGCGTCGGGCCATCGAGGTGATCGCCGATGCGTGCCAGGCGCTGAACTTCAGCCACCAGCACGGGATCATTCACCGCGACGTCAAGCCCGCAAATATCATGATCAGCAACACCGGCGCGGTGAAGGTGATGGACTTCGGCATCGCGCGCGCGCTCGCTGACGCCAACAACGTCACCCAGACCGCCGCCGTGATCGGCACCGCGCAGTACCTGTCCCCCGAGCAGGCGCGCGGCGAGAAGGTCGACGCCCGCTCCGACGTGTACTCGCTGGGCTGCGTCCTGTACGAAATCCTTACCGGCGAACCACCTTTCGTCGGTGATTCACCGGTCGCCGTGGCCTATCAACACGTCCGCGAGGACCCGATACCCCCGTCACAGCGCCACGAAGGCATCTCCCCCGAGTTGGACGCCGTCGTCCTCAAGGCCCTCGCAAAGAACCCTGACAACCGGTACCAGACGGCGGCGGAGATGCGCACCGATCTGGTGAAGGTGCACAGCGGCGAGCAGCCCGACGCACCCAAGGTGTTCACCGACGCCGAGCGCAGCTCGTTGATGTCAGCCGCGCCGGGCGACCACCAGACCGAGCCGATCGACCCCGTCGGGCGAGCGCAGCCCCGGTACATCGAGCGGGAGCGGCGCGGCTCGGTCGGCCGCTGGCTGATCGCGGTGGCAGTGCTCGCCGTGCTAACCGTACTGGTGACGCTGGCGATCAACACCTTCGGCGGCAGCACCCGCGCCGTCCAGGTGCCCGACGTCAGCGGCAAGGTGTCCGCCGACGCGATCGCCGAGTTGCAGAACCGCGGGTTCAGAACCCGCACGCTGCAGAAGCCCGACTCCAACGTGCCTCCCGACCATGTCATCGGCACCGACCCAGCCGCCAACGCGTCGGTCGACGCCGGCGACGAGATCACCATCAATGTGTCCACCGGCCCCGAGCAGCGTGAGATCCCCGACGTCAGGAACCTCAGCTACGACGACGCCGTCGAGAAGCTCGCCGACGCGGGCTTCGAGAACTTCAGGCCGTCGTCGTCGCCGTCGACACCGGAGATGAAGGACAAGGTGCTCGGCACCAATCCGCCGGTCAACCAGACGTCGGCGATCACCAACGAGATCACGATCGTGCTGGGCGCGGGCCCCGAGACGCGTCCCGTCCCTGACGTGAAAGACCAATCGCAGGACAGCGCGGTACAGATCCTCACCGCGTCGGGCTTCACCACTACCGTCCCGGTTCAGGTGGACAGCACCCTTCCGGCCGGTCAATTGATCGGCACCAATCCGCCTGCGGGACAAACCGTTCCGGTCGATACGGTGATCCAGCTGCAGGTCTCGCGCGGCAACCAGTTCATCATGCCGGACCTACGCGGCCAGTTCTGGACCGACGCCGAGCCGCGAATGCGTGCCCTCGGCTGGACGGGCGTGCTGGACCGCGGCGGCGACGTGCAGAACAGCGGTCAGCGCACCAACGCCGTGGTGACCCAGAGCCCGTCCGCGGGGACCGCTGTGAACTACGACAGCCGGATCACGCTGAGCTTCGCGTCGTAG
- a CDS encoding serine/threonine-protein kinase, with the protein MSPRVGVTLSGRYRLQRLIATGGMGQVWEGIDSRLGRRVAVKVLKAEYSEDAEFVERFRAEARTVAMLNHPGIASVYDYGETDMDGEGRTAYLVMELVNGEPLNSVLKRTGRLSLRHALDMLEQTGRALQVAHTAGLVHRDVKPGNILITPTGQVKLTDFGIAKAVDAAPVTQTGMVMGTAQYIAPEQALGHDATAASDVYSLGVVGYESVSGKRPFTGDGALTVAMKHIKETPPPLPADLPPNVRELIEITLVKNPGMRYRSGGLFADAVAAVRSGRRPPRPNQAPTLGRATPAAVPSAAQARAAADLSTRSPVTAARPRPATGSHRPPPAPSRGTFSSGQRALLWAAGVLGALAIVIAILIVLNAQDRKDQEQTPPPTITDTITETTPFSPTAMPERPGQAGVGDGGAEFGVTRLNAIASPATVQVMPPLSEPQGTRSSSTPEQTLQ; encoded by the coding sequence ATGAGCCCGCGCGTTGGAGTGACGCTGTCCGGCCGTTACCGGCTGCAGCGGCTCATCGCCACCGGCGGCATGGGCCAGGTCTGGGAAGGTATCGACTCCCGGCTGGGCCGCCGCGTCGCGGTCAAGGTCCTCAAGGCCGAGTACTCCGAGGACGCGGAGTTCGTCGAACGGTTCCGCGCCGAGGCGCGCACCGTGGCGATGCTCAACCACCCCGGTATCGCCAGCGTGTACGACTACGGCGAAACCGACATGGACGGTGAGGGCCGGACCGCCTACCTGGTGATGGAACTCGTCAACGGCGAGCCACTGAACTCGGTGCTCAAGCGGACCGGCCGGCTCTCGCTGCGCCATGCGCTGGACATGCTCGAGCAGACCGGCCGGGCGCTGCAGGTCGCCCATACCGCGGGGCTGGTACATCGTGACGTCAAGCCGGGCAACATCCTGATCACGCCGACCGGTCAGGTGAAACTCACCGACTTCGGCATCGCGAAGGCCGTCGACGCCGCCCCGGTCACCCAGACCGGCATGGTGATGGGCACTGCCCAGTACATCGCCCCCGAGCAGGCGCTCGGCCATGACGCCACCGCGGCCAGCGACGTGTACTCACTGGGAGTCGTTGGCTACGAGTCTGTTTCGGGCAAGCGGCCCTTCACCGGGGACGGCGCGCTGACCGTCGCGATGAAGCACATCAAGGAGACGCCTCCGCCGCTGCCCGCCGATCTGCCGCCCAACGTGCGCGAGCTGATCGAGATCACCCTGGTCAAGAATCCGGGTATGCGGTATCGGTCCGGCGGGCTGTTCGCCGACGCGGTCGCCGCGGTCCGCTCGGGGCGGCGTCCCCCGCGGCCGAACCAGGCGCCGACACTCGGCCGGGCCACCCCCGCGGCCGTGCCCTCGGCCGCCCAGGCTCGCGCCGCCGCGGATCTGAGCACGCGTTCCCCGGTCACCGCCGCCCGGCCCCGTCCGGCCACCGGAAGCCATCGCCCTCCCCCGGCGCCGTCTCGCGGCACGTTCTCCTCGGGCCAGCGGGCGCTGCTGTGGGCGGCCGGCGTGCTCGGTGCGCTGGCCATCGTCATCGCGATTCTGATCGTGCTCAACGCTCAGGACCGCAAGGACCAGGAGCAGACACCGCCGCCGACGATCACCGACACGATCACCGAGACCACGCCCTTCTCGCCGACAGCGATGCCGGAACGGCCCGGGCAGGCAGGTGTCGGCGATGGTGGGGCAGAATTCGGGGTAACCCGACTCAATGCGATCGCGTCCCCGGCAACGGTGCAGGTGATGCCTCCGCTCTCCGAGCCGCAGGGCACACGGTCCTCATCAACGCCAGAACAGACATTGCAATGA
- the pbpA gene encoding D,D-transpeptidase PbpA, with translation MNTSLRRIAVSVMVLVVLLLANATLTQVFTADGLRSDPRNQRVLLDEYSRQRGQISAGGQLLAYSVSTNGRFRFLRVYPNPYAYAPVTGFYSLQYSSTGLERAEDTVLNGSDQRLFGRRLADFFTGRDPRGGNVDTTIKPQVQQAAWDAMKDGCDGPCKGSVVALEPSTGKILAMVSSPSYDPNLLATHNLEEQSAAWQRLRDDPEAPLLNRAISETYPPGSTFKVITTAAALETGANENTQVTTAARIPLPDSTATLENFDGSTCGPGPTTTLRQAFAKSCNTAFVELGLDAGTDAVRSAAQSFGMDTPPPMIPLQVAESTVGPIPDDAALGMSSIGQKDVAVTPLQNALVAATIANDGVTMRPYLVDSLKGPDLANIGSAAPQEERRAVSQEVADTLTDLMVAAEQVTQQKGAIAGVQIASKTGTAEHGTDPRNTPPHAWYIAFAPAQAPKVAVAVLVEDGGDRLSATGGALAAPIGRATIAAALREGT, from the coding sequence ATGAACACCTCACTGCGCCGCATCGCCGTCTCGGTCATGGTCCTCGTCGTGCTGCTGCTGGCCAACGCCACACTCACCCAGGTGTTCACCGCGGACGGCCTGCGGTCGGATCCGCGCAACCAGCGGGTGCTGCTCGACGAGTACTCGCGTCAGCGCGGCCAGATCTCGGCGGGCGGCCAGCTGCTGGCGTATTCGGTGTCGACCAACGGCCGGTTCCGCTTCCTTCGCGTGTATCCCAATCCGTACGCCTACGCGCCCGTCACCGGGTTCTACTCACTGCAGTACTCGAGCACCGGACTCGAGCGCGCCGAGGACACCGTGCTCAACGGGTCGGATCAACGCCTGTTCGGGCGGCGGCTCGCCGACTTCTTCACCGGCCGTGACCCGCGCGGCGGGAACGTCGACACCACCATCAAACCCCAAGTGCAACAAGCGGCCTGGGACGCGATGAAGGACGGCTGCGACGGCCCGTGCAAGGGCTCGGTGGTAGCACTCGAGCCGTCCACCGGCAAGATCCTCGCAATGGTGTCGTCGCCGTCCTACGATCCCAATCTGCTGGCCACCCATAACCTGGAGGAACAGTCGGCCGCCTGGCAACGGCTGCGCGACGATCCCGAAGCACCGCTGCTGAACCGCGCGATCTCCGAAACCTATCCGCCCGGATCGACATTCAAGGTCATCACCACCGCGGCGGCACTCGAAACCGGCGCGAACGAGAACACCCAGGTGACGACCGCGGCGCGAATCCCGTTGCCGGACAGCACCGCGACCCTGGAGAACTTCGACGGCTCCACGTGTGGTCCCGGCCCGACGACCACGCTGCGTCAGGCCTTCGCAAAGTCGTGCAACACGGCATTCGTCGAGCTCGGCTTGGACGCGGGAACGGATGCCGTGCGATCCGCGGCGCAGTCCTTCGGGATGGACACCCCGCCCCCGATGATTCCGCTGCAGGTCGCCGAGTCGACCGTGGGACCGATTCCCGACGACGCCGCGCTGGGCATGTCGAGCATCGGGCAGAAGGACGTCGCGGTGACGCCGTTGCAGAACGCATTGGTGGCCGCGACCATCGCGAACGACGGGGTGACGATGCGTCCGTACCTGGTCGATAGCCTTAAGGGACCCGACCTTGCCAATATCGGTTCAGCGGCGCCGCAGGAAGAGCGGCGGGCGGTGTCGCAGGAGGTCGCCGATACACTGACGGATCTGATGGTCGCCGCTGAGCAGGTCACGCAGCAGAAGGGAGCCATCGCCGGCGTGCAGATCGCTTCGAAGACCGGCACGGCGGAGCACGGTACCGATCCGCGCAACACCCCACCGCATGCCTGGTACATCGCATTCGCCCCGGCGCAGGCACCCAAGGTCGCCGTCGCCGTGCTGGTCGAGGACGGGGGCGACCGCTTGTCCGCCACCGGAGGGGCGCTGGCCGCGCCGATCGGGCGCGCCACCATCGCCGCAGCTCTGCGGGAGGGAACATGA
- a CDS encoding FtsW/RodA/SpoVE family cell cycle protein, which produces MTTQPQSPVAVTPPLPNRRNAELFLLGFAAVITTVALLLVEANQEQGLRWDLAQYAVAYLALFAGAHLAVRRFAPYADPLLLPVVALLNGLGLVMIHRLDLAEGVQIQRGLGGTADQQMLWTLLGVVGFSLIVIFLRDHRMLARYGYVCGLTGLVLLIIPAVLPSSMSEQNGAKIWIRLPGFSIQPAEFSKILLLVFFASVLVSKRSVFTSAGKHFLGMDLPRPRDLAPLLAAWIASIGVMIFEKDLGTSLLLFASFLVMVYIATDRLSWVVIGLALFAAGSVAAYHLFGHVQVRVQNWLDPFADPEGAGYQMVQAMFSFATGGIFGTGLGNGQPGTVPAASTDFIIAAIGEELGLVGLAAVLMLYTILIIRGLRTAIAVRDSFGKLLAAGLASTLAIQLFIVVGGVTKLIPLTGLTTPWMSYGGSSLLANYLLLAILVRISHSARRPIVTSPQSATPIAAVSTEVIEKV; this is translated from the coding sequence ATGACCACCCAGCCGCAGTCACCGGTGGCCGTCACTCCCCCGCTTCCGAACAGGCGCAACGCCGAGTTGTTCCTGCTCGGCTTCGCCGCGGTCATCACCACGGTCGCGCTGCTGCTCGTCGAGGCCAATCAGGAACAGGGCCTGCGTTGGGATCTGGCGCAGTACGCCGTCGCGTATCTGGCGCTGTTCGCCGGTGCGCATCTCGCGGTGCGACGGTTCGCGCCGTACGCCGACCCCCTGCTCCTCCCCGTCGTCGCGCTGCTGAATGGGTTGGGGCTGGTGATGATTCACCGTCTGGACCTCGCCGAAGGCGTGCAGATCCAGCGCGGCCTCGGCGGTACCGCCGACCAGCAAATGCTGTGGACCCTCCTGGGCGTCGTCGGCTTCTCGCTCATCGTGATCTTTCTGCGGGACCATCGCATGCTCGCGCGCTACGGCTACGTGTGTGGGCTCACCGGTCTGGTCCTGCTGATCATCCCGGCGGTCCTGCCCAGCTCGATGTCCGAGCAGAATGGCGCGAAGATCTGGATTCGGTTGCCGGGCTTCTCCATTCAGCCGGCCGAGTTCTCGAAGATCCTGCTGCTCGTCTTCTTCGCCTCGGTCCTCGTGTCCAAGCGCAGCGTGTTCACCAGCGCGGGCAAGCACTTCCTCGGCATGGACCTGCCCCGGCCCCGCGACCTCGCGCCACTGCTGGCGGCATGGATCGCGTCGATCGGCGTGATGATCTTCGAGAAGGACCTGGGCACCTCGCTCCTGCTGTTCGCGTCCTTCCTGGTGATGGTTTACATCGCAACCGACCGGCTGAGCTGGGTGGTCATCGGCCTGGCACTGTTCGCCGCGGGAAGCGTTGCGGCATATCACCTTTTCGGTCACGTCCAGGTTCGCGTACAAAACTGGCTGGACCCGTTCGCCGACCCCGAGGGCGCCGGCTACCAGATGGTGCAGGCGATGTTCAGCTTCGCCACGGGCGGGATCTTCGGTACCGGTCTGGGCAACGGGCAGCCTGGCACGGTGCCGGCCGCGTCGACCGATTTCATCATCGCAGCCATCGGTGAGGAACTCGGTCTGGTGGGCCTAGCAGCCGTCCTGATGCTCTACACCATCCTGATCATCCGCGGCCTTCGCACGGCGATCGCGGTGCGCGACAGCTTCGGCAAGCTGCTGGCCGCCGGGTTGGCATCCACGCTGGCGATCCAGCTGTTCATCGTCGTGGGCGGCGTGACGAAGCTGATCCCGTTGACCGGTCTCACCACACCGTGGATGTCCTACGGCGGGTCGTCACTGCTGGCCAACTATCTGCTGCTGGCGATCCTGGTCCGGATATCCCATTCCGCGCGGCGCCCCATCGTCACCAGCCCGCAGTCCGCGACCCCGATCGCGGCGGTGAGCACCGAGGTGATCGAGAAGGTATGA
- a CDS encoding PP2C family protein-serine/threonine phosphatase: MTLVLRYAARSDRGLVRANNEDSVYAGARLLALADGMGGHAAGEVASQLVIAALAHLDDDEPGGDLLSKLDTAVREGNSAIAAQVEADPELEGMGTTLTAILFAGNRLGLVHIGDSRGYLLRDGELTQITKDDTFVQTLVDEGRITLEEAHSHPQRSLIMRALTGHEVEPTLIMREARAGDRYLLCSDGLSDPVSHDTILEALQIPDTAESADRLIELALRGGGPDNVTVVVADVVDYDYGQTQPILAGAVSGDDDQTAPPNTAAGRASAFNPRRNVAKRVEPPPEEPVRAPRSRRRMFIAAALLILVVVAGLVIGREVVRSNYYVAAHDGTVSIMRGIPGSILGVAMQETYRHGCLTARNDLNLIAPGQSPSGCQLFRVTDLKQADRAQVEAGLPTGSEDDAIGQINKLAQGSVLPVCPPPPTTPSPSPRTTAVPHSPDPSNSPGLPNNPPTSTTAGQPSERSSTPAPETPRTVSKPPTAPGSDTPQSPETSSPAPPPTPPPPPSPTVTALPPPPQVPGTDCRELS; this comes from the coding sequence GACGGCATGGGTGGTCACGCGGCCGGCGAGGTCGCCTCGCAGCTGGTGATCGCGGCGCTGGCCCATCTCGACGACGACGAGCCCGGCGGCGACCTGCTGAGCAAGCTCGACACCGCGGTCCGGGAGGGGAACTCCGCCATCGCCGCGCAGGTCGAGGCGGACCCCGAGCTCGAAGGCATGGGCACCACGTTGACCGCGATCCTGTTCGCGGGCAATCGTCTTGGCCTTGTCCACATCGGCGACTCCCGCGGCTATCTGCTGCGCGACGGTGAACTGACCCAGATCACCAAGGACGACACTTTCGTCCAGACACTGGTCGACGAGGGCCGCATCACCCTCGAGGAGGCGCACAGCCATCCGCAGCGGTCGCTGATCATGCGGGCGCTCACCGGTCACGAGGTCGAGCCCACCCTGATCATGCGCGAGGCCAGGGCCGGGGACCGTTACCTGCTGTGCTCCGACGGGCTGTCCGATCCGGTCAGCCACGACACCATCCTCGAAGCGCTGCAGATCCCCGACACGGCCGAAAGTGCGGACCGCCTAATCGAATTGGCCCTGCGGGGCGGCGGACCCGACAACGTGACGGTCGTGGTGGCCGACGTCGTCGACTACGACTACGGCCAGACCCAGCCGATTCTCGCCGGCGCGGTCTCCGGTGATGACGATCAGACCGCGCCGCCCAACACGGCAGCGGGCCGCGCGTCGGCATTCAACCCGCGCCGCAATGTGGCCAAGCGGGTGGAACCCCCTCCAGAGGAGCCGGTTCGTGCACCGAGATCGCGGCGGCGAATGTTCATCGCCGCCGCGCTTTTGATTTTGGTGGTCGTAGCCGGTCTGGTCATCGGCCGCGAGGTCGTGCGCAGCAACTATTACGTCGCCGCGCACGACGGCACCGTGTCGATCATGCGCGGCATACCCGGGTCGATCCTCGGCGTCGCGATGCAGGAGACCTACCGGCACGGTTGCCTGACCGCCCGCAACGATCTCAACCTCATCGCACCGGGCCAATCGCCGTCAGGCTGCCAGCTTTTTCGCGTCACAGACCTGAAGCAGGCCGACCGGGCTCAGGTGGAAGCGGGTCTGCCCACCGGTTCCGAAGACGACGCCATCGGCCAGATCAACAAGCTCGCCCAGGGTTCGGTGTTGCCGGTCTGCCCGCCGCCGCCCACCACTCCGTCGCCGTCACCGCGCACCACGGCTGTCCCGCATTCGCCGGATCCGTCGAATTCTCCTGGGCTGCCTAACAATCCACCAACTAGCACGACCGCAGGCCAGCCGAGCGAACGCAGCTCGACACCGGCGCCGGAAACCCCGCGGACGGTCTCGAAGCCGCCTACCGCTCCCGGATCGGACACTCCCCAGTCGCCCGAAACGTCGTCCCCTGCCCCACCTCCCACCCCTCCACCCCCACCGTCTCCGACCGTCACCGCGCTCCCCCCGCCACCGCAGGTACCCGGGACGGACTGCCGGGAATTGTCATGA